Proteins from a genomic interval of Spea bombifrons isolate aSpeBom1 chromosome 4, aSpeBom1.2.pri, whole genome shotgun sequence:
- the IL12B gene encoding interleukin-12 subunit beta: MFFVNPLEGVWEFPLRQNTFVVDISKDKPTETVTLECNVSAEEQVYWQVKRQRRHGRTLQIDVKEKVDVGNFTCHTEDGDDVDYKSVVINNLSTLTHKKILSYSKHPIHCAASNYSGHFNCSWKPSKSHDQYFFQAERGSLPIACHGPFRHHSDYVVNCYDQETCSHGEENSHITFTLHAIQEKAYENHTKIFMLRDITRPDPPQDLDKSTKSGKVSLKWKYPKTWCNVHSFFPLIFNVNITNERSMMSEHHKDIEGTSLILPSKGTFHFCVQARDMYYNSSWSEWSCYM, encoded by the exons ATGTTCTTTGTTAATCCTCTGGAAGGAGTATGGGAGTTTCCTTTAAGGCAAAATA CCTTTGTTGTAGATATCAGCAAAGATAAGCCGACAGAGACCGTGACGTTGGAATGCAATGTGTCTGCGGAAGAACAGGTCTACTGGCAAGTGAAGAGACAACGGAGACACGGTAGAACACTGCAGATTGACGTGAAGGAAAAAGTAGATGTTGGAAACTTTACTTGCCACACAGAGGATGGAGACGACGTAGATTACAAATCTGTTGTGATCAACAATTTATCTACATTAACCCACAAGAAAATACTTTCTT ATTCAAAACACCCAATACACTGCGCTGCCAGCAACTACAGCGGCCATTTTAACTGCTCCTGGAAGCCATCAAAAAGCCACGATCAGTATTTCTTCCAGGCTGAAAGAGG CTCCTTGCCCATTGCCTGCCACGGCCCCTTCAGACACCATTCAGATTATGTAGTAAACTGTTACGACCAAGAAACCTGCAGCCACGGGGAGGAGAACAGTCACATCACATTTACTCTCCATGCGATCCAGGAGAAGGCTTATGAAAACCACACCAAGATATTCATGCTGAGAGATATCA caCGGCCAGACCCACCTCAAGACCTGGATAAGTCTACAAAGAGTGGGAAAGTTTCTCTTAAGTGGAAGTACCCAAAGACTTGGTGTAATGTTCATTCCTTCTTCCCACTCATATTTAACGTCAACATAACCAACGAACGCAGCATGATGTCTGAG CACCATAAAGATATTGAGGGGACAAGTCTTATACTGCCCAGCAAGGGCACGTTTCACTTCTGCGTCCAAGCGAGAGACATGTATTACAACTCATCGTGGAGCGAGTGGTCATGCTACATGTAG